A window from Theobroma cacao cultivar B97-61/B2 chromosome 3, Criollo_cocoa_genome_V2, whole genome shotgun sequence encodes these proteins:
- the LOC18605044 gene encoding probable ubiquitin-like-specific protease 2A isoform X2 yields the protein MGNEKHGDDPAKPIDLASSDPEYNGYPISKHRSCWVHVIGSLKARKKKISKQEAQKLRDFRLTAPCFLGNIPCRQRSKRRVKSKNSISKQTNRLDSGAFECYMEKLWSSFPEEKRTSFAYFDCQWFAWYRKASFREKVLSWIKREQIFSKKYVLVPVVCWSHWSLLIFCHFGESLQSETKTPCMLLLDSLEIANPRRLEPDIRKFVLDIYRAEGRPEKKEMIYRIPLLVPKQRDGEECGKFVLYFINLFVEGAPENFSIEGYPYFMRKDWFDAEGVECFCEKLDSFGK from the exons ATGGGAAACGAGAAACACGGTGATGATCCCGCTAAACCAATCGACCTTGCCTCTTCAGATCCTG AGTACAATGGGTATCCGATTTCAAAACACCGCTCATGTTGGGTACATGTTATAGGGTCTTTGAAGGCTCGGAAAAAGAAGATTAGTAAACAGGAAGCTCAAAAGCTAAGGGACTTTAGATTAACTGCTCCATGTTTTTTGGGCAACATTCCATGCCGTCAACGATCCAAGAGAAGAGTCAAGAGCAAGAATTCAATATCTAAACAGACAAACAGGCTAGACTCTGGAGCATTTGAATGCTATATGGA GAAATTGTGGAGCAGCTTCCCAGAGGAGAAGCGGACTTCCTTTGCATACTTTGACTGTCAATGGTTTGCATGGTACAGAAAAGCGTCTTTCCGAGAAAAGGTTTTATCCTGGATTAAGAGGGAACAGATCTTTTCAAAGAAATATGTTCTTGTTCCTGTAGTTTGCTG GAGTCATTGGAGCCTCCTGATCTTCTGCCATTTTGGTGAAAGTTTGCAGTCAGAAACCAAAACACCATGTATGCTGCTGCTGGATTCACTAGAGATAGCAAATCCAAGGCGTCTTGAACCAGATATAAGAAA GTTTGTGCTTGACATTTATAGAGCAGAAGGCAGGCCTGAGAAGAAGGAGATGATTTATCGAATTCCTCTATTGGTGCCTAAG CAAAGAGATGGTGAAGAATGTGGGAAATTTGTTCTCTACTTCATAAATTTGTTTGTGGAAGGTGCTCCAGAGAACTTTAGCATTGAGGGCTACCCTTACTTC ATGAGAAAAGACTGGTTTGATGCTGAAGGTGTGGAATGCTTTTGTGAGAAGCTTGATTCCTTTGGGAAGTGA
- the LOC18605044 gene encoding probable ubiquitin-like-specific protease 2A isoform X1, which yields MGNEKHGDDPAKPIDLASSDPEYNGYPISKHRSCWVHVIGSLKARKKKISKQEAQKLRDFRLTAPCFLGNIPCRQRSKRRVKSKNSISKQTNRLDSGAFECYMEKLWSSFPEEKRTSFAYFDCQWFAWYRKASFREKVLSWIKREQIFSKKYVLVPVVCWSHWSLLIFCHFGESLQSETKTPCMLLLDSLEIANPRRLEPDIRKFVLDIYRAEGRPEKKEMIYRIPLLVPKVPQQRDGEECGKFVLYFINLFVEGAPENFSIEGYPYFMRKDWFDAEGVECFCEKLDSFGK from the exons ATGGGAAACGAGAAACACGGTGATGATCCCGCTAAACCAATCGACCTTGCCTCTTCAGATCCTG AGTACAATGGGTATCCGATTTCAAAACACCGCTCATGTTGGGTACATGTTATAGGGTCTTTGAAGGCTCGGAAAAAGAAGATTAGTAAACAGGAAGCTCAAAAGCTAAGGGACTTTAGATTAACTGCTCCATGTTTTTTGGGCAACATTCCATGCCGTCAACGATCCAAGAGAAGAGTCAAGAGCAAGAATTCAATATCTAAACAGACAAACAGGCTAGACTCTGGAGCATTTGAATGCTATATGGA GAAATTGTGGAGCAGCTTCCCAGAGGAGAAGCGGACTTCCTTTGCATACTTTGACTGTCAATGGTTTGCATGGTACAGAAAAGCGTCTTTCCGAGAAAAGGTTTTATCCTGGATTAAGAGGGAACAGATCTTTTCAAAGAAATATGTTCTTGTTCCTGTAGTTTGCTG GAGTCATTGGAGCCTCCTGATCTTCTGCCATTTTGGTGAAAGTTTGCAGTCAGAAACCAAAACACCATGTATGCTGCTGCTGGATTCACTAGAGATAGCAAATCCAAGGCGTCTTGAACCAGATATAAGAAA GTTTGTGCTTGACATTTATAGAGCAGAAGGCAGGCCTGAGAAGAAGGAGATGATTTATCGAATTCCTCTATTGGTGCCTAAG GTGCCACAGCAAAGAGATGGTGAAGAATGTGGGAAATTTGTTCTCTACTTCATAAATTTGTTTGTGGAAGGTGCTCCAGAGAACTTTAGCATTGAGGGCTACCCTTACTTC ATGAGAAAAGACTGGTTTGATGCTGAAGGTGTGGAATGCTTTTGTGAGAAGCTTGATTCCTTTGGGAAGTGA
- the LOC18605044 gene encoding probable ubiquitin-like-specific protease 2A isoform X4: MGNEKHGDDPAKPIDLASSDPGSLKARKKKISKQEAQKLRDFRLTAPCFLGNIPCRQRSKRRVKSKNSISKQTNRLDSGAFECYMEKLWSSFPEEKRTSFAYFDCQWFAWYRKASFREKVLSWIKREQIFSKKYVLVPVVCWSHWSLLIFCHFGESLQSETKTPCMLLLDSLEIANPRRLEPDIRKFVLDIYRAEGRPEKKEMIYRIPLLVPKVPQQRDGEECGKFVLYFINLFVEGAPENFSIEGYPYFMRKDWFDAEGVECFCEKLDSFGK, encoded by the exons ATGGGAAACGAGAAACACGGTGATGATCCCGCTAAACCAATCGACCTTGCCTCTTCAGATCCTG GGTCTTTGAAGGCTCGGAAAAAGAAGATTAGTAAACAGGAAGCTCAAAAGCTAAGGGACTTTAGATTAACTGCTCCATGTTTTTTGGGCAACATTCCATGCCGTCAACGATCCAAGAGAAGAGTCAAGAGCAAGAATTCAATATCTAAACAGACAAACAGGCTAGACTCTGGAGCATTTGAATGCTATATGGA GAAATTGTGGAGCAGCTTCCCAGAGGAGAAGCGGACTTCCTTTGCATACTTTGACTGTCAATGGTTTGCATGGTACAGAAAAGCGTCTTTCCGAGAAAAGGTTTTATCCTGGATTAAGAGGGAACAGATCTTTTCAAAGAAATATGTTCTTGTTCCTGTAGTTTGCTG GAGTCATTGGAGCCTCCTGATCTTCTGCCATTTTGGTGAAAGTTTGCAGTCAGAAACCAAAACACCATGTATGCTGCTGCTGGATTCACTAGAGATAGCAAATCCAAGGCGTCTTGAACCAGATATAAGAAA GTTTGTGCTTGACATTTATAGAGCAGAAGGCAGGCCTGAGAAGAAGGAGATGATTTATCGAATTCCTCTATTGGTGCCTAAG GTGCCACAGCAAAGAGATGGTGAAGAATGTGGGAAATTTGTTCTCTACTTCATAAATTTGTTTGTGGAAGGTGCTCCAGAGAACTTTAGCATTGAGGGCTACCCTTACTTC ATGAGAAAAGACTGGTTTGATGCTGAAGGTGTGGAATGCTTTTGTGAGAAGCTTGATTCCTTTGGGAAGTGA
- the LOC18605044 gene encoding uncharacterized protein LOC18605044 isoform X5, with the protein MGNEKHGDDPAKPIDLASSDPGSLKARKKKISKQEAQKLRDFRLTAPCFLGNIPCRQRSKRRVKSKNSISKQTNRLDSGAFECYMEKLWSSFPEEKRTSFAYFDCQWFAWYRKASFREKVLSWIKREQIFSKKYVLVPVVCCLQSETKTPCMLLLDSLEIANPRRLEPDIRKFVLDIYRAEGRPEKKEMIYRIPLLVPKVPQQRDGEECGKFVLYFINLFVEGAPENFSIEGYPYFMRKDWFDAEGVECFCEKLDSFGK; encoded by the exons ATGGGAAACGAGAAACACGGTGATGATCCCGCTAAACCAATCGACCTTGCCTCTTCAGATCCTG GGTCTTTGAAGGCTCGGAAAAAGAAGATTAGTAAACAGGAAGCTCAAAAGCTAAGGGACTTTAGATTAACTGCTCCATGTTTTTTGGGCAACATTCCATGCCGTCAACGATCCAAGAGAAGAGTCAAGAGCAAGAATTCAATATCTAAACAGACAAACAGGCTAGACTCTGGAGCATTTGAATGCTATATGGA GAAATTGTGGAGCAGCTTCCCAGAGGAGAAGCGGACTTCCTTTGCATACTTTGACTGTCAATGGTTTGCATGGTACAGAAAAGCGTCTTTCCGAGAAAAGGTTTTATCCTGGATTAAGAGGGAACAGATCTTTTCAAAGAAATATGTTCTTGTTCCTGTAGTTTGCTG TTTGCAGTCAGAAACCAAAACACCATGTATGCTGCTGCTGGATTCACTAGAGATAGCAAATCCAAGGCGTCTTGAACCAGATATAAGAAA GTTTGTGCTTGACATTTATAGAGCAGAAGGCAGGCCTGAGAAGAAGGAGATGATTTATCGAATTCCTCTATTGGTGCCTAAG GTGCCACAGCAAAGAGATGGTGAAGAATGTGGGAAATTTGTTCTCTACTTCATAAATTTGTTTGTGGAAGGTGCTCCAGAGAACTTTAGCATTGAGGGCTACCCTTACTTC ATGAGAAAAGACTGGTTTGATGCTGAAGGTGTGGAATGCTTTTGTGAGAAGCTTGATTCCTTTGGGAAGTGA
- the LOC18605044 gene encoding uncharacterized protein LOC18605044 isoform X3 — MGNEKHGDDPAKPIDLASSDPEYNGYPISKHRSCWVHVIGSLKARKKKISKQEAQKLRDFRLTAPCFLGNIPCRQRSKRRVKSKNSISKQTNRLDSGAFECYMEKLWSSFPEEKRTSFAYFDCQWFAWYRKASFREKVLSWIKREQIFSKKYVLVPVVCCLQSETKTPCMLLLDSLEIANPRRLEPDIRKFVLDIYRAEGRPEKKEMIYRIPLLVPKVPQQRDGEECGKFVLYFINLFVEGAPENFSIEGYPYFMRKDWFDAEGVECFCEKLDSFGK; from the exons ATGGGAAACGAGAAACACGGTGATGATCCCGCTAAACCAATCGACCTTGCCTCTTCAGATCCTG AGTACAATGGGTATCCGATTTCAAAACACCGCTCATGTTGGGTACATGTTATAGGGTCTTTGAAGGCTCGGAAAAAGAAGATTAGTAAACAGGAAGCTCAAAAGCTAAGGGACTTTAGATTAACTGCTCCATGTTTTTTGGGCAACATTCCATGCCGTCAACGATCCAAGAGAAGAGTCAAGAGCAAGAATTCAATATCTAAACAGACAAACAGGCTAGACTCTGGAGCATTTGAATGCTATATGGA GAAATTGTGGAGCAGCTTCCCAGAGGAGAAGCGGACTTCCTTTGCATACTTTGACTGTCAATGGTTTGCATGGTACAGAAAAGCGTCTTTCCGAGAAAAGGTTTTATCCTGGATTAAGAGGGAACAGATCTTTTCAAAGAAATATGTTCTTGTTCCTGTAGTTTGCTG TTTGCAGTCAGAAACCAAAACACCATGTATGCTGCTGCTGGATTCACTAGAGATAGCAAATCCAAGGCGTCTTGAACCAGATATAAGAAA GTTTGTGCTTGACATTTATAGAGCAGAAGGCAGGCCTGAGAAGAAGGAGATGATTTATCGAATTCCTCTATTGGTGCCTAAG GTGCCACAGCAAAGAGATGGTGAAGAATGTGGGAAATTTGTTCTCTACTTCATAAATTTGTTTGTGGAAGGTGCTCCAGAGAACTTTAGCATTGAGGGCTACCCTTACTTC ATGAGAAAAGACTGGTTTGATGCTGAAGGTGTGGAATGCTTTTGTGAGAAGCTTGATTCCTTTGGGAAGTGA
- the LOC18605045 gene encoding 26S proteasome non-ATPase regulatory subunit 6 homolog — protein sequence MDVQEGTQQSQQLILAHNVFLLKHPDVPDIEKVSLKDEVLNSVKPNDMTPYYETLVADKVVELDQSVLDLMRSKNVDEIKKIDEKIADAEENLGESEVREAHLAKSLYYIQIGEKEKALEQLKVTESKTVAVGQKMDLVFCTLQIGFFYMDFDLISKSIDKAKNLFEEGGDWERKNRLKVYEGLYCMSTRNFKKAANLFLDSISTFTTYELFPYDTFIFYTVLTSIISLDRVSLKQKVVDAPEILTVIGKIPYLSEFLNSLYDCQYKSFFLAFAGLTEQIKLDRYLHPHFRFYMREVRTVVYSQFLESYKSVTIEAMAKAFGVTVEFIDLELSRFIAAGKLHCKIDKVAGVLETNRPDAKNALYQATIKQGDFLLNRIQKLSRVIDL from the exons ATGGACGTTCAAGAAGGAACTCAGCAGTCACAGCAACTCATCCTAGCGCACAACGTCTTTCTCCTCAAGCACCCAGACGTCCCTGACATCGAGAAGGTCAGCCTCAAGGATGAGGTCCTCAACTCGGTCAAACCCAACG ATATGACTCCGTATTATGAAACCCTAGTTGCTGATAAAGTGGTGGAGCTAGATCAGAGCGTTTTGGACTTGATGCGTTCCAAGAACGTGGACGAGATTAAGAAAATTGATGAGAA GATTGCTGATGCTGAAGAAAACTTAGGTGAAAGTGAAGTTCGGGAAGCGCATTTAGCTAAATCCTTATATTACATTCAGATAGGTGAAAAG GAGAAAGCATTGGAGCAACTGAAGGTGACTGAAAGCAAGACAGTTGCTGTTGGGCAAAAGATGGACTTGGTGTTCTGTACTTTGCAGATTGGTTTTTTCTACATGGATTTTGATCTTATTTCAAAGAGCATAGATAAAGCGAAAAA CTTGTTTGAAGAAGGAGGTGACTGGGAGAGGAAGAACCGTTTGAAGGTGTATGAAGGCTTGTACTGCATGTCCActagaaattttaagaagGCTGCCAATCTGTTTTTGGATTCCATTTCAACCTTCACAACTTATGAACTTTTCCCTTATGACACATTCATATTTTATACTGTGCTTACAAGCATCATATCATTGGATAGAGTTTCCCTGAAACAAAAG GTAGTTGATGCTCCTGAGATCTTGACCGTGATTGGAAAAATTCCCTATCTTTCAGAATTTTTGAACTCTTTATATGATTGTCAGTACAAATCATTCTTCTTAGCATTCG CTGGCCTGACAGAGCAGATAAAATTGGACCGGTATTTGCATCCACACTTCCGGTTTTACATGAGGGAGGTCAGAACTGTTGTTTACTCTCAATTTCTGGAATCCTACAAGAGTGTTACAATTGAAGCCATGGCAAAGGCTTTTGGGGTGACAGTGGAGTTCATCGATTT GGAGCTGTCACGATTTATTGCTGCTGGGAAGCTTCATTGCAAGATTGACAAGGTTGCTGGTGTTCTTGAAACTAACCGCCCTGATGCGAAGAATGCTCTCTACCAGGCAACTATTAAACAAGGAGACTTCTTATTAAACCGGATCCAGAAGTTGTCTCGCGTCATTGATCTATGA
- the LOC18605046 gene encoding uncharacterized protein slr0889, with protein sequence MNAIGSRFDFKEIQEKVSLHLRPWHRSLQFWVRAADIYTGYKVFQVRVSFVKDVQKQEAMWERQHELAADKIYAMCSDLGGFFLKVAQIIGKPDLAPAAWVKRLVTLCDQAPATPFDAVKFVLEKELGRSVGDIFEKFDMNPLGSASIAQVHRARLRGDKSDVVVKVQHPGIQDLMMTDIHNLQAFALYIQKTDIKFDLYSVTKEMEKQIGYEFDFLREANAMERIRHFLYKNNKKSPVLIPRALQDLVTRRVLVMEYIDGIPILNLGDEMAKRGINPGGKMAAAAKQNILKSLTLAYGQMILKSGFFHADPHPGNILICKGSEVALLDYGQVKDLPDQLRLGYANLVLAMADNDPVKAAESYRELGIETVSNCENEQQELLRLAQTMFDTKLPPGVVMLQPFSEDSSIKKVGVQSFPEELFSVLRTVHLLRGLSVGLGINYSCAEQWRAIAEEALYDAGRLKGANQKTKVRKWGSFRRLFRRD encoded by the exons atgaatgctATAGGTTCTCGTTTTGATTTCAAAGAGATTCAGGAGAAGGTTTCTCTTCACTTGCGACCTTGGCATCGCTCATTACAGTTCTGGGTTCGAGCTGCTGATATTTACACCGGCTACAAg GTGTTTCAAGTTCGAGTGAGTTTTGTGAAGGATGTGCAGAAGCAAGAGGCAATGTGGGAAAGACAACATGAGCTCGCTGCTGACAAGATTTATGCTATGTGTTCTGACCTTGGTGGATTCTTCCTTAAG GTTGCTCAAATTATCGGGAAACCAGACCTAGCCCCAGCGGCATGGGTGAAAAGGCTTGTTACTTTGTGCGATCAAGCCCCGGCAACGCCATTTGATGCtgttaaatttgttttagaGAAGGAGTTGGGTCGAAGTGTTGgtgatatttttgaaaagtttgatATGAATCCCCTTGGTTCAGCTTCAATTGCACAG GTTCATCGAGCAAGGCTGAGAGGTGATAAGAGTGATGTTGTTGTTAAG GTGCAACATCCTGGAATCCAAGATCTGATGATGACAGACATCCATAACTTGCAAGCGTTTGCATTATACATCCAAAAGACAGATATCAAATTTGATCTGTATTCTGTTACCAAGGAAATGGAAAAACAG ATTGGCTATGAATTTGACTTTCTAAGAGAAGCCAATGCTATGGAGAGAATTCGCCATTTCTTGTacaagaataacaaaaagagtCCAGTTCTGATTCCACGAGCGCTTCAGGATTTGGTTACAAG GAGGGTCTTAGTAATGGAATATATCGATGGAATCCCAATCTTAAATCTTGGTGATGAAATGGCCAAAAGAGGAATAAATCCTGGTGGTAAAATGGCAGCAGCAGCAAAGCA GAACATACTCAAGAGTTTGACACTAGCATATGGACAGATGATACTAAAGAGTGGCTTCTTCCATGCAGATCCCCATCCTGGGAATATATTGATCTGTAAAGGTTCAGAG GTTGCCTTGTTGGATTATGGGCAAGTGAAGGATCTACCTGACCAGTTGAGGCTTGGATATGCTAATTTGGTTCTTGCCATGGCTGATAATGATCCTGTAAAAGCAGCAGAAAGCTACAG GGAACTTGGCATAGAGACCGTGAGCAATTGTGAGAATGAACAACAGGAACTGCTTCGCTTGGCACAGACAATGTTTGATACAAAACTTCCTCCTGGAGTGGTAATGCTGCAACCATTCTCAGAAGattcttcaataaaaaaagttgGTGTACAG TCTTTTCCAGAGGAACTGTTTTCTGTTCTTCGTACAGTACATCTGCTGAGAGGACTTAGTGTTGGTCTTGGAATCAACTACTCCTGTGCAGAACAGTGGAGGGCTATTGCAGAAGAGGCTTTGTATGATGCTGGAAGGTTAAAAG GTGCCAATCAAAAGACTAAAGTTCGTAAGTGGGGTTCCTTCAGAAGATTATTTCGGAGAGATTGA
- the LOC18605047 gene encoding uncharacterized protein LOC18605047, translating into MLGRVRASPSPSPLDSLETPPSKIIKDDSLSIYEATLMKLKLGSQRCLISPSMVTVTETETVTETTTDLSSEAMKVDATCTSGTGFKSCPDISSGEEVMMMETDCSSASVSNSSSDCQSTGNLNSQQQSTSVSILYLFSKFKGYQRVPTSAISHEAMMMGNEGSARFSSSSVSNLE; encoded by the exons ATGCTCGGAAGAGTACGAGCATCGCCGTCGCCATCGCCACTAGACAGCTTGGAGACTCCGCCTTCCAAGATCATCAAGGACGATTCTCTCTCCATCTACG AGGCTACACTAATGAAGCTTAAACTAGGTTCCCAACGTTGCCTAATTTCACCATCAATGGTAACGGTAACAGAAACTGAAACTGTTACGGAAACTACAACTGATCTGAGCTCGGAGGCGATGAAGGTTGACGCAACTTGTACTTCTGGAACTGGCTTCAAGAGTTGTCCCGACATATCATCTGGTGAGGAGGTAATGATGATGGAAACGGATTGTTCTTCTGCAAGTGTTTCAAACAGTTCAAGTGATTGCCAATCGACAGGTAATTTGAATTCACAGCAACAGAGCACGAGCGTGTCGATTCTCTACCTGTTTTCCAAATTTAAGGGTTATCAACGCGTTCCAACTTCAGCAATAAGTCATGAAGCAATGATGATGGGGAATGAGGGTTCTGCAAGGTTTTCAAGTTCTAGTGTGTCAAACCTTGAGTAG